TAGCTTCCTGACTATTCTCAAACCTAACTGAACatgattcatagaatcatggaatcatggaatcatggaatggtttgggttgaaagggaccttaaagaccatttaattccaacccccaggccatgggcagagacaccctCCAagagatcaggttgcccaaagccccatccaacctggccttgaacactttcagcTCCATACCAAGCATGTCTGCCCCCAGCCAGCCTGATCCTAATGGCTTTGTTGGTCTCAATTACAAGTAAAGAAGAGATgtaattttcagcatttctagAGAAACACAGATTATAGTAATTTACAAGAGAAAATCACAGATTTGTACTGAAGTTCCCCATGACAGTATTTTGACTTTCTTCTTAAAACATGACTGAAGAAGTGAATGTATTGGAAAGGCCAAAAGGACTTGAGCTGCTCACATCTTTCACAGACAGTCCCCTTAGCCCTGTGGCAGTCCGTTGTCCCAGTCACTTAACTGAAGAAGTGGCCACACCATTGTTAGGATGGTTGCAGCCATCACAACTTTATCCTCTGCAAAGTATTCAGTTGGTCTCTCCCCCAGACTCGGGCTACAATTCAGAGCAAGAGCCAGGAAGACTAGGTAGGGCATGTaaagagaggggaaagagaTAAAAGCGAGGAGCCAGATTTGGGGTGCAAGCCCTGGGTTGGCCAAGAAAGACataaggaggaggaaggttgaaaaaaagagaggaataaCTCATGTAATGAGTTAGGAAAGAAGAGTTACCTGGAGATTAGAGGATACAGTTCTGTCGTTGAGGTCTGCCCATAGCTATCTCCAttggagggggaaaaggggacaACCATGTTATTAAAAGAACTGTAATAGCCTGCATGTGTAAAGGAATCAAAATACAATATACTGTTTGCATGTGCGTATATATCCCACACACATTataatctcaaaaaaaaaaaatcttttgtgtcTTCACGAAAATGTGTGGTCTGTATCAGACCAATTTTACCAGCACTAACAACTCAAAATGTATATAAGTCAGTAAAAGCTGCAAATGTGTGGCATCTATAGAGGATTGTAACAGACATGtatgcatacttttttttttttcagaatgtataTGAAGCTGCATACTAAAGGCACTTTTAAAAAGACAGGTAATCCCTTCTGCTTTccatagcaaataaataaataaataaataaataaaatcagaaattactaaattaaagttaaaaataaatgatataaattatatgagtatatacattttgtttgtttgtttgttttattttgttgttctgcAAGCTTCTGATGCTAAAATTTTAAGGGGGTTTTGTGTTCCCTGATTATTTGTGTTCTGGTCATTCATGCTTAAAGACACAGGCAACTTCAACTTGGTTTTCAGTCATCCTTGCTCCAATAAGAGTCCTCTAGTTCATTTCTAACATCAATCACTCGGACTATAAATCTCTGCAGTGGATGCAGCCATTTAAATCTCCACCTGCACAAACAACAATCAGGCATAGAAAATAAGGAGGCTCATAAATCTCCACACTGGAGATTAGTAATAGTTTGGATCTGAAACAAGGACattgtaaaggaaaaatgaaaacaaacaaaaaaaagaaattaaattaaaaaaaaaaaaaaatcattaattagGACTGATATGCTGACTATCTGTTTAGTTtatacacagagaaaacacaaacaggTCACAGTTAGCATAACATGACGTTAGAGGTTAGTGAATTCCCAAGGGCCCAGGACTCAGAGATATGATATCTTAATGTACTTATCCTATCGTGAGTGAGAAGGTGTTATCTTCCAGCCAAACGGTATAGAACTGGTTTAAAGTTTAgatctgttcttttccttctggcTGACTTGAGCCAAAGAACCAAGACAGATAAATAGATAGAAAAGGCTTGCTTTCTAGTCATCAAACACAACACTCTGCCTCCTACCGAAACTTTAATATGAGGAGAGTATAGCATTTAACAGCCAGACTACTTTGGCTCCCaacaatttttgtttgcttggttgtttttgtttagtgcCTGCAGAAAAACCAATGCAATGTTCCCACAGATTATTAAGGGACCTTCCTGTAGCCTCAGTGACCTTGGATTAACTCCAGAGCCACTGTGTGCCACCGTGACATCACGGGCTGTACATTTTTGTCCAGACCTTTGTGAATCCTCAGGTCAGCAGCTGAATAATTGGGGTTTTCCCTGCAATGAGACTGGTCATGGTGGACATTTGTCCAGCAAAGTCCCACGTGCGGgtccagcccagctctgcagccccctgcatTGAAAGCCCTGGCTGCTACAGGATCTGGGAGTCCTTGGGAGGTACGTGACGAAGGGAGGAGAGATGGGAGAAGGTTCACACTTCACTGGCCCCTTTGGGGGACCATGGCCGGGTTAGGGGAAAATTTTACCAAGGTGCACACAGAGTGGAAGAAGAGCTAGGCCATGCCTAAATGCTTTAGAAAGcctgctctgcagaggctgcatgtgtatgtatgtagCGATCACAACTGCAGCATACAGCTGGCTATTCATTCAAGCTGCACAGTGATGTGCTCATTCACACTCGTGGTAAATCTTCTCTTCAACTTCCATGGATGCAGAGCAAGGCCTAACGCACTCACTGGCTCAGTCCCCACAGCTGGGGCCTTATCTCGCCTGTTTACTCAGGCAAAACTCCCTGATGTTTAAGGATGCACTGAGCAGCAGATAAAACCCTCCCCACACATAACAGAGAGAGATTCCAGCATCTGCTCTGCAACAAAACTCTGAGGAAAAGTGGGTGTCGGACACAACTGCTACCTTCCAGGAGcccttctccacctcctccctcccctaCAGTGCCCATGGCCCTGCTGGCCTCGGCACCCTCACAGTGCTCTTCCCATCTTGGAGAGATCTCCAGCACCTGGCTCACCCAAGGAGCTCAGGCAGCAAGAGGGGACCAGGGTGCCCCGGAGACCATGCGGGAATCCTGGAAGgaagcagctcctcctgcctccagagCCCGGGCTGTGATGGCGAGGTCCGAGCGCTCCTTTCCTGGAATACACTAGTAGCTGGACAGGATGCACTCTCCAATGTAATCATCCACAAATCTCCCTCAGATTAGGTTACAGGACAGCGTTTAGACGGCACGCATTGCAAAGCTCCCTGGAAGGCTTTCGCTGGTGGATCTGCCGCTCTCTCAGCTCATGACCCATTTTGGCTTTCGTCAAGAACCGTGACACCAGCCGCCTGGGTCATcgaggaggcagggagggggagagcagccctggctggAGAGGGaagtggggaaggagaagaggaggaggaagggggaggataGAAAgacagggaggggagagagagagagttgcTTTGCTCCAGTGGCGAAGCTTTGAATCCCAGTCCCGAGCTCTCGGCAAGCGCTTGCTGGGATACCTCACTCCCTGTCCTGTGCTAAGGTCTGTGATTGGGGATGTGGTGTGCTCAGCGGGCAGGGCCCCTCCCCTGGGCTGGATCCGCCTCTCCTATCCCCCAGATAAATTACTAGTGTCCTCACTAAATTCCTcggctttctctctctctctctctctgcctctcacacacgctccctccctccctcaaaCACGGGCGAAGCGGGATTGGGGGGCGGGAGGGCGGAGATCCTCTCTGGACCGCTATTGCGCCTCAGTGctgggggggagagaaggggaggaaagCACGGGCGccccttctctcctccaccGCCTCCAAGTAACTTTGAGGAGCTGCCCTTCCTGCCCCCCGCCCCCTTTCCCGCCGGTCCTTTGGCACCTTCCAGACCATGTCCACTGGGTCCCTCAGTGATGTGGAAGATCTTCAGGAGGTGGAGATGCTGGAGTGCGATGGCCTGAAAATGGATACTAACAAAGAGTTCGGGGCATCCAACGAGAGCAACGAGGAGGGATCCAATGGCGAGAATGGCTCCCCTCagaaggggagaggggctgcgggcaagaggaaaaaagctcCCCCCAAGAAGAGCCCTTTAAATGGAGTGAGCCAGGAGGGAAAGCAGGTCCAGAGAAACGCTGCCAACGCCAGGGAGAGGGCGAGGATGAGGGTCCTTAGCAAagccttctccaggcttaaGACCACCCTGCCCTGGGTGCCCCCAGACACCAAGCTTTCCAAACTGGACACCTTGAGGTTGGCCTCCAGCTACATCGCTCACCTGAGACAGATCCTGGCCAACGACAAGTACGAAAATGGCTACATCCACCCGGTCAACCTGGTAAGTCACGGCCCGCTGAGGCCAGgcacttgtgtgtgtgtgtgtgtgtggatggGGAGAAGCGGGTAAGGAGCTGGGATGGGGCATGTGCGGGGAGAAAACTCCACGTACTCCTTCCTCACAGAGGGTCCGGTGCCAGCCCGTGGGGTGACAAAGGCTTCCGGAGTGAGGGGACAAGCTCCCAGCTGCCCCCCCTCCTGGCGCCCCGGGAGCTGAGCGTCCTGGGCCCCATCCGCTGCTCCTTGCAGTCCCCTCCAGGGGTGGCCACAGATATTTGGGGCAGTTTTGCTGTGCCAAAAATGCCTGAAAGAGCTCGGCAGGTTGACGGAAGCTCCCTACCTTCAGGTGGGAGGGTGTGAGAATTTGGGTAGAGAAAGGTATGCGTTTGGAAGGGCCCAAGCCCAGGAAGGGCCCTGGATTTATTCTCAACCTCTCCTCTCTATTACGATATTTCCTGCCATAAT
The nucleotide sequence above comes from Aythya fuligula isolate bAytFul2 chromosome 3, bAytFul2.pri, whole genome shotgun sequence. Encoded proteins:
- the TCF21 gene encoding transcription factor 21, whose product is MSTGSLSDVEDLQEVEMLECDGLKMDTNKEFGASNESNEEGSNGENGSPQKGRGAAGKRKKAPPKKSPLNGVSQEGKQVQRNAANARERARMRVLSKAFSRLKTTLPWVPPDTKLSKLDTLRLASSYIAHLRQILANDKYENGYIHPVNLTWPFMVAGKPESDLKEVVNTNRLCGPTAS